In Deltaproteobacteria bacterium, a single window of DNA contains:
- a CDS encoding M28 family peptidase produces the protein MYAASLTRRALLGSALASSVLGWARAGRAEDADAHVARMDRIAEVIAEYDQQGEHRTATRVDEKSAGWLVRALADCGLAARLERFEVARFDPYKADVAFGGQRRHGLPAFDGGVTPPEGVRGRLGALGSSAEIAYARLAPSPRGDLLARFERARIAGVHRAILVLPERGAAHGDLALINAERFANPDATPVVQLAGSHTFAVEEGARAGAQAHVVVLAERVPAYALNVTARIRGADAEAAPLVVMTPRSGWWACASERGGGLAAFLEIARALYDAPPRRDVVFVASSGHELGHLGLHAWLAAHPVLASAQAWLHLGANFAAARGEMMVQASSDEMAALAREAFAGVEQPLGSIVGPETPPLGEVREVASRPYLSVLGTNPFFHAPDDRWPYAVDLEKTARSCAALVEVARRLAG, from the coding sequence GTGTATGCCGCATCGCTCACGCGCCGCGCGTTGTTAGGCAGCGCGCTCGCATCGTCCGTCCTCGGCTGGGCGCGTGCGGGGCGGGCCGAAGACGCGGACGCGCACGTCGCGCGCATGGACCGCATCGCCGAGGTCATCGCCGAGTACGACCAGCAGGGCGAGCACCGCACCGCCACGCGAGTCGACGAGAAGAGCGCGGGCTGGCTCGTGCGCGCGCTCGCGGACTGCGGGCTCGCAGCGCGCCTCGAACGCTTCGAGGTCGCGCGCTTCGATCCATACAAGGCCGATGTCGCGTTCGGTGGCCAGCGCCGCCACGGGCTCCCCGCGTTCGACGGCGGCGTCACGCCGCCCGAAGGCGTGCGCGGCCGGCTCGGCGCGCTCGGGTCGAGCGCGGAGATCGCCTACGCGCGCCTCGCACCGAGTCCGCGCGGCGACTTGCTCGCGCGATTCGAGCGCGCGCGCATCGCAGGCGTGCACCGCGCGATCCTCGTGCTGCCGGAGCGCGGCGCTGCGCACGGAGATCTCGCGCTCATCAACGCCGAGCGCTTTGCGAACCCCGACGCGACGCCGGTCGTGCAGCTCGCGGGCTCACACACGTTCGCGGTGGAGGAGGGCGCGCGCGCCGGAGCGCAGGCGCACGTGGTGGTGCTCGCGGAGCGCGTGCCGGCGTACGCACTCAACGTGACGGCGCGCATCCGCGGCGCGGATGCCGAGGCAGCGCCGCTCGTGGTGATGACGCCGCGCAGCGGCTGGTGGGCGTGCGCGAGCGAGCGCGGCGGCGGGCTCGCGGCGTTCCTCGAGATCGCGCGCGCCCTCTACGACGCGCCGCCGCGGCGCGACGTCGTGTTCGTCGCGTCGAGCGGGCACGAGCTCGGGCACCTCGGGCTGCACGCGTGGCTCGCCGCGCATCCCGTCCTCGCGAGTGCGCAGGCGTGGCTTCACCTCGGCGCCAACTTCGCCGCGGCGCGGGGCGAGATGATGGTGCAGGCCTCGAGCGACGAGATGGCCGCGCTCGCGCGCGAGGCGTTCGCCGGCGTGGAGCAGCCGCTCGGCAGCATCGTTGGCCCCGAGACACCGCCGCTCGGCGAGGTACGCGAGGTCGCGAGCCGCCCCTACCTCTCTGTGCTCGGCACGAACCCGTTCTTCCACGCGCCCGACGATCGATGGCCGTACGCCGTCGACCTCGAGAAGACCGCGCGATCGTGCGCGGCACTCGTCGAGGTGGCCCGCCGGCTCGCTGGCTGA